The Triticum dicoccoides isolate Atlit2015 ecotype Zavitan chromosome 6A, WEW_v2.0, whole genome shotgun sequence genome has a window encoding:
- the LOC119317973 gene encoding photosystem I chlorophyll a/b-binding protein 5, chloroplastic-like, producing MALAANAHGRVCTLSSRPPTPFGSRSMVTMPGHHVQAPFAVRATAERATWLPGLDPPAYLDGTLPGDYGFDPLGLGEQPEDLKWYVQAELVHCRFAMAGVAGILGTDLIRVSGLGNLPVWFEAGATKFDFANTTALFFVQLLLMGFVETKRYMDFVSPGSQAKEGTFLGIEASLAGSQPGYPGGPLFNPMGLAKDIENANEVKLKEIKNGRLAMVAMLGFIVQASVTHAGPIENLLTHLSDPFNKNIIHALTLS from the exons atggcgctaGCAGCTAACGCCCATGGAAGAGTCTGCACCCTCTCCTCCAGGCCCCCCACACCTTTCGGCAGCAGGAGCATGGTCACCATGCCTGGACACCACGTCCAAGCTCCGTTCGCGGTCCGGGCCACCGCGGAGCGCGCCACATGGCTGCCGGGGCTGGACCCGCCGGCGTACCTCGACGGCAC GCTGCCTGGTGACTACGGGTTTGATCCCCTGGGGCTCGGGGAGCAGCCCGAGGACTTGAAGTGGTACGTCCAGGCCGAGCTCGTGCACTGCCGGTTCGCCATGGCAGGGGTTGCCGGCATCCTCGGAACCGAC ttgatccgtgtatcagGACTCGGCAACCTACCCGTGTGGTTTGAAGCAGGTGCCACGAAATTTGACTTCGCCAACACCACAGCACTCTTCTTTGTCCAGCTTCTCTTGATGGG ATTTGTCGAAACCAAGAGGTACATGGACTTCGTTAGTCCAGGATCACAAGCAAAGGAAGGGACATTCCTTGGGATAGAAGCTTCACTTGCGGGTTCACAGCCAGG ATACCCTGGGGGTCCACTATTTAACCCAATGGGACTCGCCAAGGATATAGAGAATGCGAATGAAGTGAAGCTGAAAGAAATTAAGAATG GGAGGTTGGCAATGGTTGCTATGCTTGGCTTTATTGTGCAAGCGTCTGTGACTCACGCTGGGCCCATTGAGAACCTTTTGACACATCTTTCAGATCCTTTCAACAAAAATATCATTCAtgcactaaccttgtcttga